The Xenopus laevis strain J_2021 chromosome 4L, Xenopus_laevis_v10.1, whole genome shotgun sequence genomic sequence AAACCTGTGACCAATCTATTAGAATGCTCACATTAGTAGACCAACATTTAGACCAACCTGTGGCCAATCAGAGCATAAGAATTCTCACAGTGCTAGACCAGCCTGTATCCAATCAGTGCACCAGAATGCTCAAAGTTGCAGTGACAGACCAACCTGTTGCCAATCACACAGAAATCAACCTCCATCCAAGCAGATGAGTACAATGttcactttttaaattaatatagcCAAAAGGCAGCTGTACCTGCAACGCTCTTACTGTAAATAAGTGTAAGATGTGCTTTACTCAGCAAGTCAATAACTCTCCTATGTTTGGATTCCAGCTGTTGGTCGTTCATGGGGAGGCAAGGAGGTGCCCAAATTGTGTCCGTGCAGAAAGGTTACTGTACCTCCGAAGGAACGACCATGCATGAACTCAACCACGCCCTGGGCTTTGTACATGAACAGTCCAGGAGCGACCGGGATGACTATGTTGATATCATGTATCAGTACATCTCACCAGGTATGGGGACATTAGTGACATCTCCACCAGAAACTAAAGGGCCACCATGTTCTAAAAGTTGTTCTTCGAACAGATGCGTTGCCTAAACTGCAATAGTTTTATGTAATACCTCTCTGCACAGGTTATAGTCTGCTTAGAGCATGGGGATACCTAGGCTGAAATGGTTGTCTATATGTCCATGTACAGTCAATGAGAAGCTCACTGGGGTTTCCTGTTGGATTAATGCATCTGCATCAGTATTATGGAGATGTAGAAGATCTGGCAACACCAGAACTTAATTACAATCTAACCCCTTTATGCCACACCCCTCCTAATTAATTATCACACTACAGGCAGGGTGTGGAAGGAGAACAAGTAGGGTTGGGGCCAATGGAATCGTATGCCATTGTCTGAGGACAAACACATGTCACTTGGATATAGAGGGGTGACAGTTACAAAAGTGATTTGGGGTTGAGTCATTGAGTTTGCTGATGTTatctaaaaaactcaaaatcgcCCCATCCCTTATAACCTGCTGTTTATGATAGATGACAAAGTCAACTTTGACAAAATGGACACCAACAACCTCCGCACAAGATATGACTACCAATCCATCATGCACTACCCAGCGTGAGTTTACCACGTCTTGTTCAATGTGTGTATTGTTGTTTAGCTTGTTCTTGTCTTACAACATTCATGATGCCAGCCCTAATGGGCCCCACTGCAACATCATTTTAAGGCCCCCTTAAACTTTGGGAACAAGAtatttcatatacatatatagtgatATTGCTTAGAAGTCAGTGTCCTACTGGGGTCCCTATACTTTACTtggcaggttctgcttcctctatatttagaCCCATTCCTTAGGGTTTTTGGAAGAGTTCTCAGATGGGGTGTGAACATTGGGGATCAGGGTGTGGTCATAATTGTCCCACTTTTGATGTTAATAATAGAAGCTTGGGGTGGGGTTGACACAAGGTAAACATTTACATCTTAATATTTCTATTAGAGATACTACAATCCCTACTCATGGACATAGATTGCCAGCTGTATTATTCACTTCTTGCCTTTCTTATTATAATTGTAGGTGGGCTTACAGCAACACAACTGGAAAAAATACTATTGTGGCCAAGCCTGACCCTAGTGTAACACTTGGTGCCGGAAGCACAATGACCAGCTTGGATTTTACTAAGATAAACCGGCTCTATCAGTGTGGTGAGTACCATGAGAACCATGGGCAAGAACAGGTCCACTGTTGGCAAGTTAATGTTCACATGGGTTCATCATAGGCCTCCTTCAAGGGGAAGACTTTTGTCCTTATCTGTTGCTGGCATTTACCACAAGCTGTTTTTGGGGTGGGGTTGGTTTGTTTTATGGGCCATTGGTCTTTATGAAGGTTCTTTTGCGTTTCAGATGTATGTGGTTCTTTCCTGACTGATGCCAATGGAACTATCATCTCAACTAATTATCCATCCCCTTATCCAAATAATGGCAAATGTGTGTGGGTCATCCAGGCACCGTCCGATTTGgtgaattatatattatttcatatattcGTTATCTTCTTTTCCTGTTTTGGTTCAAGGTTGCTTAACctaaatcagtggtccccaacattttttggggccacattcaaatgtaaaaaaagttgcagagcaacaaaagcatgcaaaaagtttctggggtgccaaatatgggctgtaattggctattggtagcccctatgtggacaggcagcctacaggaggctctgtttggcagtacacatgctTATTATGCAGCTGAAGCTttccttcaaaccaggaattgaaaaataagcacctgctttgaggccactgatagcaacatgttgctcacgagccactagttggggatcagcCCTAAATCATGGTCTTTTTTTCTAGATGTAGCATAGGGACTCCTTAGCTTTcaattcaagcctctcctatttattcATTCGCTaccatttaccctagcaaccagaaagctgctaaAATATCAAACGTACCTTGCTGTTGGAGGATAGTGGTCCTTCCACCCTATAACATTATCTCTGATGACCATTCTTGGGTCTTCATGTCACTTTTCAATCTCAGCTTGTTTCTGCCCTCtgtgatattactggtccttagTCATTCTTTTAGACAAATAGCAAAAGAAGGAATAGATGCCCTTTAACACATGCTGACTTTAACGTTGCACCTGCAGGTAACGCTGAAGTTTGATGCCTTTGATCTCCAATCTTCCCCAAACTGTATCTCTGACTACATTAGAGTTTATGATGGGCGCACCAGAAATTCCCTACTACTGCTAGACAGAACTTGTGGGTCTGAACCTGTTCCTGCTCTGATCGCCTCAACAAACCTGGCGTTAGTGGAGTTTGTCAGTCGTGATAACAAGAAAAAGACTGGTTTCAAGGCCTCGTACAGTACAGGTAAATATGGGTTGGCAGTGCCGCTATTGTATTCAATTACAATTAAATTACATACGATAACGGGGAGAAATGCATAAACTGGTGGCTTCTTAAATGATACGTAAACCTTaataataagtgaatgtaaaattgataaagGTGCTAttgtaagaacttttgcaatgtactttcattatttattttttttaattccaagatattaagggatacatgtgctgttaatatgaatgaattttgttccaacagcgccacctgctggtcagtttcccaccagtctgaccaccaagtagtcaaggaagttgtcaggagaaagaacgaggctgctctgatgttcttctgcttaggaaaacaattataaatctttctcaaatctttcctaagcagaagaacatcagagcagcttctttctttctgtgtGAGCCAGTTACACCTCCACTAAAGAGAATACATTTAATGGACAATCAGTTAAAAGGGTAAATGAGATACACAAGGTATACTGGCACTTTATAGATGGGGCCTGGTTCTGTTACATGATGCCATTGCTTATATGTGGGATAGGAATCTGATAATCGAGGTacccactaatgttttttttttccaccagtgAAATGTGGAGGCACGTATTTCACCCCATCAAGGAGCATCACTTCCCCCGGATATCCCAACAATTACCCTCCTTATAGCAACTGTTCTTACATCATCACTGCTCCACCTTCCTATAAAGTAAGGAGATACACACTCACACAATCTATCCACGAATGCTCTAATGTGATCATATCTGCAACAATGAAATCATTCCCCGCCACTATAGAACTAGCGTTGGGTGACACTTCCTGCTgatgaacagcagggggcacttggaaaaaacatttttgtagttAACAGTGTAAAAACTGCTTATTTCatgaaatgttaaaaatgtaaaactgctcAAGTCATTGCTTCTCAAGGTGTTGGTCCACACAATGTAAAAGCACCAGCCTCTACTCTACTAGCCTGACTTCTACTATTCCTTCTTTCTTCTAGGTCTCACTGAGCATGACCAGCTTCAATACAGAATTTAGCTCCTCATGCAAATATGATTACCTGTCCGTATATGATGGGAATTCCAGTAACAATCCCCTCCTGAACACATTCTGTGGACCCCTCTTCCTCCTTTCTGCCACCTCCACTGGTCCCAACATGTTCCTCAGGTTCCTCAGTGATAAATCAGTGCAGAAGAACGGCTTTCTGCTGTCATACAGTTTTGGTGGGTATTGAGTAGCAACGTTATGATAAGTCTCTGGCCAACTCCGTGTAACATCCAGCCATTTTACTAATCATCACCcaaatttttcttttctatttgcaGTTCCTTTATCCAAAAATTGGAATGGACCCAAAGTGGATGCAATTCTTACTGGTGATTAATTCGTCATTCATATTAATTCCTAAAATTTTGGTCACCTTGCAAAGTGTTTGTCCCTAGATGATCAAGTACATGATTCAGTTTGTAAATAGAATGAAATACAtgggtttttttaaaaggtttttattttgcattgtagggcagagacacacgtggagattgggggagattagtggGATTGCACTTggaacgatttgttttccaaatcgTTCCTtcgcaaggaaacttcgggcaacttcggaaaacaaagtgctctgagtgccatcccgccggatatttacattctagccagtgggaaggcagttcaggaagattagtcacccgaagaagaggtgatttgtagccaggcgactaatctccccgaatctccatgtgtgtctctgccgttAAAGAGATTAGTTCACTATTCACAAGAAATGATTGGTGATGTAGACTGGTGAGTTCCATAATAGGTACACAAATCTAGGTAGATGTAGCATTTTTATTAGGTTAACTTAAAAGGATAGGTTCCGGGTTCTTAGTTCTGTACAATAAGGTATCTGTGTTAACAATGATACACAAATACTCGAACCTAGTTATTAGGGTGAGTGCTGGATTGCCTTCCATGATAACCAGGTTCCCCAAGGgaaataaaattgattattttttatttatctgtagGCCACTTAGTGCCCCAAACCTTTCAAGTACCTCCAGTGCAGCCAGTAGTGAGGGGTCAGCATCTGCGAGGAAAATTAACATATCGTCGGCATACAGTACCACTTTTTCTTCTATATTGGCGATTGAGATTTCCTTAACAAAAGGGATTTATCGCCAGTGGCTTAATAGCCAGAGCAAATAAAAGGAGTGACAGGGGGCATCCTTGTCTGGTTCCTGTCCTCAACTCAAATTCTGCAGAGAGAGTGTTGTTGAACCAGTTTTCAGAGGTATGTTTCTTGTATAGCAAGTTGACCCATGTGATAAAGTTAGGACAGAATACAAATTTCTCTAGAATCTGCCAGAGATATGACCAAAGGCCTTTGTTATATCTAGAGAGGCGACAGCTCGAATGGAGTGTTGCTGGCAGGCCAATTGAATGTGGGTGTATAAACATCTAAGATTAATGAAAATAGTTTTATGAGGCATAAAGCCAGCCTGGTCCAGGTGGATTAGAGATGTAATGACCTGTGTTAATCTATTCATTAATAATTTAGCAATTAACTTAGCATCAGTGATATAGGTCTATAGGATTCACATGAATACAGGTCCTTCCCATTCTTAAGTATCAGAGTAATTATCGTGTTGTAGCATGGGAGGGGAGTTCCTAGCTTTATCTGATAGCTAGAGGTCTAGGTCTCTTTGGGCCCTAGCTATTGTGCCATGATTATCTTTGGATTTGGTGTGGTAATATGTCTGTTCTGCCTTAAATGGAGTTTTCCTGCAGCTTTAATATCAACCATTTTGGTTTCTCTAATGGCATGTATGGTGGCAATATGAGTGCCCCTGGCCACTGCCTTGCCTATGTCCCATACTGCTAAGGGCAAGGCTGTGCTTTGGTTGACCGCCCAGCATTCCCCAAATTCTTTTACACGTTATGAAATATGAAATACAGTAATAGTAGATCACAATGTTGCCCCTTAACTTTTCTGTATCATTTTTACACACTTTTAAAactgagggcagagacacgcggtgctatttcgggagattagtcgtccatcgataaatctcttcttcttcggacgactaatctccccgaactgccttcccaccggctagaatgtaaatcgccggctggatggcactggGATCGCTTCGACTTTCCGAAGcgttttgagtgccatcccgccggcgatttacattctagccggcagttcggggagattagtcgcccgaagaagaagagatttgttgatggatgactaatctcccgagatagcacgtgtgtctctgccctcagttTTAAAAGTGTGTAAAAATGATACAGAAAAGttgaataaatttgaattttcacaataAGGGGCAACATTGTGATCTActattactgtattttatatttcataacaTGTAAAAGAATTTGGGGAATACACTTCCCTGAGTGGTTACAATATTTATAATCAGTTTAGATATCAGCCTGTGGTGCAAGTGAATTTTAGATAGATCTTGGTTCCTTGGTCTGAATGCTCTGAGATAAAGacaatctctgccataaagcaggacaggactgctgcttccaatggggatcagataggaaagGTGCCACTATGCAaatatgtttgtaaatgtaaattcatACAACTACAAATCAACTTTTATGAGTATTAGCGATTGTTTTCACGTGTAATTAAAACTTATTTTACCAAACGGTGTCTGTGTGTCTTATAAATACAGTGGGAAAGAGACAAGGCAGCATCAGGCAAGTAATTGTTCTGTAGTGGAGAGACAGTAGTGGGCATAGACATGTACTGTAAATTGTTAAATAACAACAGATATGCAAATAAGTTAGAAaccacaaagaaataaaaataaggacCAAATGCAAGATTAGATCCTCGCCATTtacattatgctaaaagttaacttgtagGTGCCCATTGCTTTTGAGTCAGTATGACTATATGAGTCAGTGTCTCCCTCTGCTGGGTCCATGAGACATTCTATCAATGGCCTGAAATCCTTTAAGACATTTCTTTAGCAGATCATAGGGGTGGGGTGGCCTGACTTACTTACAGTTGTCCCTCTGTCCTAGTCCCTTTGGCGTTTCATCTCCTGGCTCTCTGTCTCTTTTATTTATACCATTATGTTTGTCCCACCCACCTCCGTTGATGTCAGAGACAGGCGTAGGATATAAGTATATAAATTCTGATGTCACAGTGGGTCCTGGATTACCCATTAAATGTCCCATATCTCCTGCCAGTCTGTCGCACTCCCATGAGATGAGACTGTGCCATCATTCCTTACTCTGCACATTATGCAAAGCATAGTTATATGGAGACCAAAGTTTGGGAGACAAAATGCTTGGGAGGCCACCACCTTGTGTCTATCAAGACTTTCTTGGGGGTGCCACAGTGTGTCTGAAATGTTTAGAGCCCGCAGAGCCATGAAATTCTTGTATCTACAATGAGCCATGAAATGTCCCCCCAACTTTTTATGGTTCATTGTAGCTCCAATTATTTCATGATTTTGAGGGTTCCAAACATTTAATGACCACCACATGGTAGGAGAGCAAAACGTGTCATGAAAAGTTGGGGCTATAGTGTGTTCCAAACATGTAAAAAGTGTATGGTTTTGTTAAATAgtgtattttggtattttggaagTTTATGGATAGGTTTGCCAGTGGTGCTGGTGGAATAAACTAGATGAAGAGATGGAGGCAGGGACACAAAGGGCAGGGCAGGTAGAAAGAGGAACACGACCTCATCACCAACTGAAAGAGAAAAAACGACCAAACTAGAAAATATTTATACGGGGCAGTAGTTCCCAATAAGGATGGACATAATtcagaattcatttttttcagcagaattcaccGATTTCCAAGTGcctgcccgaaccgaatccaaaaaaatactcgacttttcgtcacacaaacaaggaagtgcgGTTCTCTTTCCTAcatatttcccttattttacacaagcaaattagggtttggatttggttcggtattcgtgtGAAtcttgaatcctaaaatagtagattcgCGCATCCCTAGTTCCCAGACCTTGGGTCTGTTTTCCTGGGGGGAGCTTGGAGAAGTTCTTTACAATTTTTAATATGCACATTCTTCCTataattgtatattgtattaagAAAAGCCACATCAAGGTCACAAACCTACTGTAGCTTCCTATAATTAGAGACTGTTGTTAAATAACTTAtctgtttgttaaaggagaacaaaagtcatttagcacttgggggtgccaagtgtGAGGGACccctaagtgaatgtatttacttacctgaaacccggggccggcactcctatcagcagaaaactgcaccggcccgggttattccaatgagcaccaaggatcgatcctcttctggcttctacTTTTTGCCCcggggaaatttaaagaaagaagaagccggaattCGTTGGAATAAttctgggccggtgcagttttctgctgataggagcaccggcccggggtttcaggtaagtaaatacattcacttcggggtgcccaacatttggcacccccaagtgctaaacaactttacttctcctttaaagggatactgttgtgggaatttttttttttcaaaatgaatcagttaatagtgctgctccagcagaattctgcactgaatccatttctcaaaagagcaaacagatttttttatattcaattttgaaatctgacatggggctagacatattgtcaatttcccagctgccccaagtcatgtgacttgtgctctgataaacttcaatcactctttactgctgtactgcaagttagagtgatatcaccccctccctttttccccccagcagccaaacaacagaacaatgggaaggtaaccagatagcagctccctaacacaagataacagctgcctggtagatctaagaacaacactcaatagtaaaaacccatgtcccactgagacacattcagttacattgagaaggaaaaacagcagcctgccagaaagcatttctctcctaaagtgcaggcacaagtcacatgacttggggcagctgggaaattgacaatatgtctagccccatgtcagattttaaaattaaatataaaaaaatctgtttgctcttttgagaaatggatttcagtgcagaattctgctggaacagcactattaactgattcattttgaaaattattttttttcccatcccatgacagtatccccttaagcTTGAGCTCATTTAAAGAGCAGTTTGAGGGTCAAATAGGGTGAGATTTAAGGTGGAAACATTTGCTGTCATAGGCATTCTTTTAACTAGGGCTGAACGGCTGAAACACGGTGGGTTTCCAtatatctgcaaccttgttaGAAGAGTGGCCTGACCAAAGGTTGGTCCTCCAATAAGGGCATTAAAAATCCAACAACCACTGATACGGGAAAACAAAATTCATAATGGATTAGAAGAATTAGTACTATGATGAATATAATGATGAAAATAGACATTACTGTTGGTTCTTTTTCAAGTAGAGATGAACTGAAGGTGGAGAGACATCATTTACAGACTTTTATAAAAGACTGAGAAGCTTGAGAGAAGGGGGTTTGTAGACAGAGAATAGGGAAAATATGAAATCCTCCTCCTAAAGGTAACGTGGTTGATGAACTTTCAATTCAATCCCTGCTTGAAGGTCCAGTCTTTGGGCaggggcccctttagctcatgaaatgagtaTAGATATAAGAAAACATTGTATATCACCAATTtagtcatagtttcaagaatatctagagcAACAAATCTATATTCACTCCGATTttcactctaactggccttctAGTTAGGATTTTAGGGGCATTTAGAAGTACAATGGCCATTCTTCTTCCTCACTTGCCACTAATTAACCTACTGTAATTTTGCTGAAGCAGAATGATGGAAAGACTTCTAACTAGTACAGGTGTCCATACATAGAGGTCCAGGGGCAAATTGTGTCCCTCCAAAGGATTGTATAGATAAGTGAGTGCTCCGCATTCTGCCCATGGGCTACAATAATGACATGGTCTTCTGCTCGTTTGTTGGGGCTCTAACCACTCTAGACTTTCATTTTCTTCTGGCCAGTCACATTCTTTTCCTGACATGGAAACTGGGTCTGCAGGTTAGAGAAAATCCCCATTCCCATGATGCCTTTCCTGTCAGGAGATTAGTGATCAAACGCCATCTTTGAAACCTACTTTGAAACCTGCATTCTGATGTCAGAAGCACTTCCACCAACACACCCACCATCCCAACAACTCTGTTCAATTCTCCATTTATTAAAAGCCTTGATCCATACTCTGTGCCACAGACTTGGAGTATTATTTGTTCATAatataggtagtgatgggtgaatttattcgccagacgcgaattcgcggcgaaatTGACCGTTTTgccctgccgaataaattcgcaaattagtcgcaaaaattcactggcatcaaagttttttcgaaGCCGGTGATGGTTCCGGTGCCCATTTTGACGCAgacgaattgtcgccggcgtcaaaatcatcgtttcgtgatttttttcccATCAATTTCCCGAATTTCGccggaaatttgcaaaattcgtggcaaagcaaaacgggacaaattcgcccatcattagtcccAAGTGCATTTTGTCTATAAAATGAtattctgaatacaaaaatatctCCAATACATTTTTGGACACAGAAtgaagtggttcccaaactggggTGACTCGGAGCAGAGGCTGAGTAGGCTTCGCTTCAAATCCAGGGAGGTAGCCACTTGTTTGCTGTTCTATATCATGTTAAAACTATGGCGTAATGGCTGATATCATCAagtttcctatatctgtaactgtGTTATGTCCCAAGGGGGCCCCTCGCTAAAGGTTGGGTCAGATGAACCACCTTTCAAAAACACAGAAGAGAGCTTTGGCCCACCCGTCAACACTACTTTAGgcagtcgccgggcaactaatctccctgaatctgcctgtgtgccctgacccttagggtacAGGGTTGTAGATGGCTCAAAAATGCTGGATCTGTGACATGGATGTAGTTGTGGATGTTGGGAATAGGGGGGTCAGCGCAGGACCATATCATGGGCTTTGGCACATTTGTGGTAACAAGGCTGGGTAAAAATTCTTCTGCTTCCTCTAAAACCATACACcttgaaaattcatattttgggtttttttaggcTAAGGGGGACAGTCCAGTGCTTCAAATGTGGGATGGACGTTGACTACAGATTATTATGGCATCGTAGTATagtttaaaggtatactgtcatgggaaaaaacatttttttcaaaatggatcagttaatagtgctgcttcagcagaattctgcactgaaatccatctctcaaaagatcaaactgatttttttatattcaattttgaaatctgacatggggctagacatattgtcgatttcccagctgccccaagtcatgtgacttgtgctctgataaacttcagtcactctttactgctgtactgcaagttggagtgatatcaccccctcccttccccccccagcagccaaacaaaagaacaatgggaaggtaaccagatagcagctccctaacacaagataacagctgcctggtagatctaagaacaacactcaatagtaaaaacccatgtcccactgagacacattaagttacattgaaaaggaaaaacagcagcctgccagaaagcatttctctcctaaagtgcaggcacaagtcacatgaccgggacagctgggaaattgacaatatgtctagccccatgtcaaatttcaaaattgaatataaaaaaatctgtttgatcctttgagaaatggatttcagtgcagaattatgctgaagcagcactattaactgattcattttgatatgacagtatccctttaagtcaggaCGTAAACcggcttcaaaaaaggaaaagtcgccagcgtttttggaactttaatgcattttcggcacacaggatacgatgtaagtgacagaagattgaggaagatctagcttctttttagcacttgcctggtctgaggtggtgaactCAACtttgacgaaagaggtaacgttcagtaaaatctgcatttcagtgaatttgctgagtagaAGCCCGTTGGCCGGAGCGAAAATATGCCTAGCGATAGGGTCCGAAACTGTGCTAGCGATGGTctggttcgctagcgaattggcgattgtgcctgttagtgaattggcaatgtccctgcgggtggaaacgctagcgaattgtctctagcgttagccacttcgtcctttaggaaatctgccccttggtatatGCAGAgcacttttctttatttttaccaaTATGGAGTTAGCTCAGATGAAAAAAAGTCTTCTGAATGCATGCATGgatggattttaatgaaggctcgAAGAGAATTAGCCCTCTCAGCCATCTTCAGTGAAGTTCCCTCTACATGAGGTTGGAACTGCTTTTATcatgccatgtgttctggggtattatacatgaaacaaaCATAGTATTTATACTACCATacattctgggggtattatatatggaattggcgcTGTATTTATTCTTCCTTGTGTTCTaaagtattatactgtatatggaattgacactgtatttatcctgccgtgtgttctggggtattatatatggaattggcactgtatttattcttccatgtattctggggtattatatatggaattgacactgtatttatcctgccgtgtgttctggggtattataaatgaaattggcactgtatttatcctgccatgtgttctggggtattatatatggaattggcactgtatttatcctgccttgtgttctggggtattatatatggaattggcactgtatttatcctgccatgtgttctggggtattatatatggaattggcactgtatttatcctgccatgtgttctggggtattatatatggaattggaactgtatttatcctgccatgtgttctggggtattatatatggaattggaactgtatttatcctgccatgtgttctggggtattatatatggaattggcactgtatttatcctgccatgtgttctggggtattatatatggaattggcactgtatttatcctgccatgtgttctggggtattatatatggaattggcactgtatttatcctgccatgtgttctggggtattatatatggaattggcactgtatttatcctgccatgtgttctggggtattatatatggaattggaactgtatttatcctgccatgtgttctggggtattatatatggaattggcactgtatttattcttccatgtgttctggggtattatatatggaattgacactgtatttatcctgccgtgtgttctggggtattataaatgaaattggcactgtatttatcctgccttgtgttctggggtattatatatggaattggcactgtatttatcctgccatgtgttctggggtattatatatggaattggcactgtatttattcttccatgtgttctggggtattatacatggaattggcactgtatttatcctgccgtgtgttctggggtattatatatggaattggcactgtatttattcttccatgtgttctggggtattatatatggaattggcactgtatttatcctgccgtgtgttctggggtattatatatggaattggaactgtatttatcctgccatgtgttctggggtattatatatggaattggaaCTGTATTTATTCTTCCTTGTGTTCAGgggggcattatatatggaattggcactgtatttatcctgctgtgtgttctggggtattatatatggaattagca encodes the following:
- the astl2d.1.L gene encoding embryonic protein UVS.2-like, with translation MNSSICIILSCLLGQVLSISFKTILASNYNKVQKKTPAPIDVFSRFIKANKGSRIKRVHGDIALGVSRSALSCKGCLWQKINGTVYVPYTLDEQYNNDEINMITTTMQVYATLTCVQFVPYTNEDDYITIKSANGCWSFMGRQGGAQIVSVQKGYCTSEGTTMHELNHALGFVHEQSRSDRDDYVDIMYQYISPDDKVNFDKMDTNNLRTRYDYQSIMHYPAWAYSNTTGKNTIVAKPDPSVTLGAGSTMTSLDFTKINRLYQCDVCGSFLTDANGTIISTNYPSPYPNNGKCVWVIQAPSDLVTLKFDAFDLQSSPNCISDYIRVYDGRTRNSLLLLDRTCGSEPVPALIASTNLALVEFVSRDNKKKTGFKASYSTVKCGGTYFTPSRSITSPGYPNNYPPYSNCSYIITAPPSYKVSLSMTSFNTEFSSSCKYDYLSVYDGNSSNNPLLNTFCGPLFLLSATSTGPNMFLRFLSDKSVQKNGFLLSYSFVPLSKNWNGPKVDAILTGD